One Campylobacter concisus DNA window includes the following coding sequences:
- the glmM gene encoding phosphoglucosamine mutase codes for MKLFGTDGVRGKAGEKLSAQTSMRLAMAAGIYFRKTSATNVILVGKDTRKSGYMIETAIVAGLTAVGYNVLQIGPMPTPAIAFLTENMRCDAGIMISASHNPYYDNGIKFFDSFGNKLDETIEAEIEKIFYDDELIANAQKTMTEIGANKRIDDVIGRYIVQIKNSFPKELNLKNLRVVLDVANGAAYKVAPTVFSELGADVIVINNEPNGSNINQNCGALHPEDLASEVKRLRADIGFAFDGDADRLVVVDENGEVVHGDAILGSLAAFLHEQKTLKGGAIVATVMSNAALDDYLKAHKIKLLRSNVGDKYVLEMMKENGINFGGEQSGHVIFNDYAKTGDGLVTSMQVVAMMLKKGKKASEIFGELKPYPQILLNLKITEKKPLDKIEGLKELEASLAKEGIRSLFRYSGTENLIRLLLEGKNQTLVEKHMDEVEKFFVKALNA; via the coding sequence ATGAAACTTTTTGGAACAGACGGAGTTCGTGGTAAGGCTGGCGAAAAGCTTTCAGCTCAAACATCTATGCGCCTTGCAATGGCTGCTGGAATTTACTTTAGAAAGACCTCAGCGACAAATGTGATCTTGGTTGGAAAAGATACTAGAAAAAGTGGCTATATGATAGAAACTGCCATCGTTGCAGGGCTAACTGCAGTTGGCTACAACGTCCTTCAAATAGGCCCTATGCCAACACCTGCGATCGCATTTTTAACAGAAAATATGCGCTGTGATGCTGGCATAATGATAAGCGCCTCACACAACCCATACTACGATAATGGCATCAAATTTTTTGATAGCTTTGGCAACAAGCTTGATGAGACGATAGAGGCTGAGATAGAAAAGATCTTTTATGACGATGAGCTCATCGCAAATGCCCAAAAAACGATGACAGAGATCGGCGCAAACAAGAGGATCGACGATGTTATCGGCAGATATATCGTGCAGATCAAAAATTCATTCCCAAAAGAGCTAAATTTAAAGAATTTACGAGTAGTTTTAGATGTGGCAAACGGAGCTGCTTACAAGGTTGCGCCAACTGTATTTAGCGAGCTTGGAGCCGACGTCATCGTCATAAACAACGAGCCAAATGGTAGCAACATTAACCAAAACTGCGGCGCGCTTCACCCAGAAGATCTAGCAAGTGAGGTAAAAAGGCTTCGTGCTGACATCGGCTTTGCATTTGACGGCGATGCTGATAGGCTTGTCGTTGTCGATGAAAACGGCGAAGTTGTGCATGGCGACGCGATACTTGGCTCACTAGCTGCATTTTTGCACGAGCAAAAGACTCTAAAAGGCGGTGCCATCGTGGCTACGGTGATGAGTAACGCCGCGCTTGATGACTATCTAAAAGCTCACAAGATCAAGCTACTTCGCTCAAACGTAGGCGATAAATACGTGCTTGAGATGATGAAAGAAAATGGCATAAATTTTGGCGGCGAGCAAAGCGGTCACGTCATATTTAATGACTATGCTAAGACTGGGGACGGCCTTGTTACTTCGATGCAAGTTGTTGCGATGATGCTTAAAAAAGGTAAAAAAGCTAGTGAAATTTTTGGCGAGCTAAAGCCGTATCCACAAATTTTACTAAATTTAAAGATCACAGAGAAAAAGCCGCTTGATAAGATAGAGGGGCTAAAAGAGCTTGAGGCTAGCCTTGCAAAAGAGGGCATAAGATCGCTCTTTAGATACTCTGGCACTGAAAATTTGATCAGACTTTTGCTTGAAGGTAAAAATCAAACTTTAGTTGAAAAACACATGGATGAAGTTGAGAAATTTTTTGTAAAAGCCCTAAATGCGTAA
- the rpsT gene encoding 30S ribosomal protein S20 → MANHKSAEKRARQTIKRTERNRFYRTRLKNITKAVRVAVEAKDLNAANEALKVANKSIHSFVSRGFLKKQTAARRVSRLAQLVNTLKAA, encoded by the coding sequence ATGGCAAACCATAAATCTGCTGAAAAAAGAGCTAGACAAACTATAAAAAGAACAGAAAGAAACAGATTTTACCGCACTAGACTTAAAAATATAACAAAAGCAGTGCGTGTAGCTGTAGAAGCTAAAGATCTAAATGCTGCAAATGAAGCTTTAAAAGTTGCTAACAAAAGCATCCACAGCTTCGTAAGTAGAGGCTTTTTGAAGAAACAAACTGCTGCTCGTCGCGTTAGTCGCCTTGCTCAATTAGTAAATACTCTAAAAGCTGCTTAA
- the prfA gene encoding peptide chain release factor 1 → MFADKLHPFLDRYDEISTLLSDPNIANDIEKMTKLSKEQSSIEPVATAAKKYLQILNDIEENKALLEDSELGELAKEELKNLEISREKLEEEIKILLLPKDPNDDKNIFLEIRAGTGGDEAALFVGDLFNAYIRYAELRGYKFEIVSQSEGNTGGFKEIIVLIKGKGAYSRLKFEGGTHRVQRVPETESQGRVHTSAVTVAIMPEVEDSEIEINPNDIRVDVMRSSGHGGQSVNTTDSAVRITHIPTGLVVTNQDGKSQHKNKEAAMKVLKARLYEMQEQERLAKETSERKSQVGTGDRSGRIRTYNYPQNRISDHRINLTLYRLDAIMAAGLFDEIIEPLITHYQAEAMLEAGI, encoded by the coding sequence ATGTTTGCTGATAAACTTCATCCATTTTTGGATCGCTATGATGAAATTTCTACGCTTCTAAGCGATCCAAATATAGCAAACGATATCGAAAAGATGACAAAGCTCTCAAAAGAGCAATCATCTATCGAACCAGTCGCAACTGCTGCAAAAAAATATCTACAAATTCTAAACGATATCGAAGAGAATAAAGCCCTACTTGAGGATTCTGAGCTTGGCGAGCTTGCAAAAGAAGAGCTTAAAAATTTAGAAATTTCAAGAGAGAAGCTTGAAGAAGAGATCAAAATTTTGCTTCTTCCAAAAGATCCAAACGATGATAAAAATATATTTTTAGAAATTCGTGCAGGCACTGGTGGTGACGAGGCTGCACTATTTGTTGGGGATCTTTTTAACGCTTACATCAGATATGCAGAGCTTCGTGGATATAAATTTGAAATCGTTAGCCAAAGCGAGGGCAATACTGGCGGTTTTAAAGAGATCATCGTGCTTATAAAAGGCAAAGGTGCTTACTCAAGGCTAAAATTTGAAGGTGGCACACATAGGGTTCAGCGTGTGCCAGAGACTGAGAGCCAGGGCAGGGTGCATACCTCGGCTGTGACTGTGGCTATCATGCCAGAGGTCGAAGACAGCGAGATCGAGATCAATCCAAATGATATAAGAGTTGATGTTATGAGAAGTTCAGGTCATGGCGGTCAGTCGGTCAATACAACCGATAGTGCTGTTAGGATTACGCACATACCAACTGGACTTGTTGTGACAAACCAAGATGGCAAGAGCCAGCACAAAAACAAAGAAGCTGCGATGAAGGTGCTAAAAGCTAGACTTTACGAGATGCAAGAGCAAGAGAGGCTTGCTAAAGAGACTAGCGAGCGCAAGAGTCAGGTCGGTACTGGAGACCGCTCAGGCAGGATAAGAACTTATAACTATCCGCAAAACCGCATAAGCGATCACCGCATAAATTTAACACTTTACCGCCTTGATGCGATCATGGCTGCAGGATTATTTGACGAGATTATCGAGCCGCTTATCACTCACTATCAAGCAGAAGCTATGCTTGAAGCTGGCATTTAA
- a CDS encoding TOBE domain-containing protein, producing MSLSARNQLNVEISEVRTGAVNSLIAGKLAGGEVLKATITVDSEKALDLKVGKKAIFLFKASSVIVSKDDSIKLSATNQIKGVVSEIKDGAVNAEVIIDANGSKISAIITRESVQNLALKAGDKVTAIIKATQIIVGVK from the coding sequence ATGTCACTAAGTGCAAGAAATCAACTAAATGTTGAGATATCAGAAGTAAGAACAGGTGCGGTAAATTCGCTAATAGCTGGCAAACTAGCAGGTGGTGAGGTGCTAAAAGCAACTATTACAGTTGATAGCGAAAAAGCTCTTGATCTTAAAGTTGGCAAAAAAGCTATATTTTTATTCAAGGCCTCAAGCGTTATCGTTTCAAAAGACGACAGCATCAAGCTTAGCGCAACAAATCAAATCAAAGGCGTTGTTAGCGAGATAAAAGACGGTGCTGTAAATGCTGAGGTTATCATTGACGCAAATGGCAGCAAAATTTCAGCTATTATCACAAGAGAGTCAGTTCAAAATTTGGCTTTAAAAGCAGGCGACAAAGTAACTGCTATCATCAAAGCAACTCAAATCATAGTTGGCGTTAAATAA
- a CDS encoding flavocytochrome c, translating to MKKSGLSRRDFVKFSAIGATALGMGATNLMASPMNEKDVKWDEEYDVVIIGSGFAALAAGVTSAKKGNKVVLIEKMGRTGGNSVINGGIFAVPNSDMQKKAGIKDSTELFIKDCLKAGRGINHVDLLAKIGERAQDAYKLTLDCGAKYIDQITHAGGHSVPRSLQTEVGSGAGIVLPMTATFEKLDGASIKKRTKFDDFVFDDKGAVVGVIVRENYKFDGNLMSDDVENKGGDTKYIKAKKGVVLAAGGFCRDKIFRRLQDPRITPETDSTNQPGSTAGALLAAFRAGAYPVQPSWIQYGPWGCADETGFGVGSMFNVNGAFPFGISVNPRTGKRYMNELADRRTRTEAMFKVIHEKGEDDKNFPINFCDSRALPHMLPAHYEKAIAAGICKKFDTLDALAAEYKIPVDELKKTVARYNEFVKKGVDEDFGKPVVETTTKGIDISVPPFYAERGTPKVHHTMGGLNINTKAQVMNSQTAMPIPNLYAAGEITGGVHGASRLGSVAITDCLTFGMIAAETIG from the coding sequence ATGAAAAAATCAGGTTTATCTAGAAGAGATTTTGTCAAATTTAGCGCTATCGGAGCCACAGCACTTGGCATGGGCGCTACAAATTTAATGGCCAGCCCAATGAACGAAAAAGATGTCAAATGGGACGAGGAGTATGACGTAGTCATCATCGGCTCAGGCTTTGCAGCTCTTGCAGCTGGCGTGACATCAGCCAAAAAAGGCAACAAAGTCGTCTTGATCGAAAAGATGGGCCGTACAGGAGGCAATTCTGTCATCAACGGCGGAATTTTTGCCGTTCCAAATAGCGACATGCAAAAGAAAGCTGGCATCAAAGATAGCACCGAGCTATTTATCAAAGACTGCTTGAAAGCAGGACGAGGCATTAACCACGTTGATCTTTTGGCAAAGATCGGCGAGAGAGCGCAAGATGCTTACAAACTCACACTTGATTGTGGTGCAAAATATATCGATCAGATCACTCACGCAGGCGGTCACTCAGTGCCAAGAAGCCTTCAAACAGAGGTCGGCAGCGGCGCTGGCATCGTACTCCCTATGACTGCGACATTTGAAAAGTTAGATGGCGCATCGATCAAAAAAAGGACAAAATTTGATGATTTCGTCTTTGACGACAAGGGCGCAGTTGTGGGCGTCATCGTCAGAGAAAACTACAAATTTGATGGCAATTTGATGAGTGACGATGTCGAAAACAAAGGCGGCGATACAAAATATATAAAAGCCAAAAAAGGCGTCGTACTAGCAGCTGGTGGCTTTTGTAGAGATAAAATTTTTAGGCGGCTTCAAGATCCAAGGATCACACCTGAGACAGACTCGACAAACCAACCAGGCTCAACAGCGGGCGCACTTTTAGCGGCATTTAGAGCGGGTGCTTATCCAGTTCAGCCAAGCTGGATCCAATACGGCCCTTGGGGATGTGCTGATGAGACAGGCTTTGGCGTGGGATCGATGTTTAACGTAAATGGCGCTTTTCCGTTTGGAATTTCAGTCAATCCAAGAACCGGCAAACGCTACATGAACGAGCTAGCTGACCGCAGGACAAGAACTGAAGCTATGTTTAAAGTCATCCATGAAAAGGGCGAAGACGATAAAAACTTCCCTATCAACTTCTGCGACTCAAGAGCACTTCCTCACATGCTTCCAGCCCACTATGAAAAGGCTATCGCAGCTGGAATTTGCAAGAAATTTGACACACTTGATGCCTTGGCAGCTGAGTATAAGATCCCGGTTGATGAGCTCAAAAAAACAGTCGCAAGATACAACGAATTTGTCAAAAAAGGCGTCGATGAGGACTTTGGCAAGCCAGTTGTTGAGACTACGACAAAGGGCATTGATATCTCAGTCCCGCCGTTTTACGCAGAGCGTGGCACGCCAAAAGTTCACCACACAATGGGTGGCCTAAATATCAACACAAAAGCTCAAGTTATGAACTCTCAAACAGCTATGCCTATACCAAATTTATATGCAGCTGGCGAGATCACAGGTGGCGTTCACGGAGCCAGCCGTCTAGGATCAGTGGCTATAACTGATTGCTTGACATTTGGCATGATCGCTGCTGAGACTATCGGCTAG
- a CDS encoding replication/maintenance protein RepL produces MELDKEIYKALLGEKKVEIINLLCKLSDENGFIMLKISEICEKLNVSKPTVISTFKLLEEKKIFERVKNGVYRFKNL; encoded by the coding sequence TTGGAGCTAGACAAAGAAATTTACAAGGCGCTTCTTGGAGAGAAAAAGGTAGAGATCATAAATTTGCTTTGCAAGCTAAGCGATGAAAATGGCTTTATCATGCTTAAAATTTCAGAAATTTGCGAGAAGCTAAATGTGAGCAAACCAACCGTGATAAGCACGTTTAAGCTACTTGAAGAGAAGAAAATTTTTGAACGAGTAAAAAACGGGGTTTATAGATTTAAAAATTTGTAG
- a CDS encoding diacylglycerol kinase, protein MRNQPTYKFFKNFGYAREGLAEIFKNEKSFRIEICIFLIATISLFFWKFDLIFNLFLIFSMAFVLVCECLNSGLERVTDLASPDYHALAKAAKDAGSAAVMIANFLYGALWCVAIGYKIWS, encoded by the coding sequence ATGAGAAACCAGCCAACGTATAAATTTTTTAAAAATTTTGGCTACGCAAGAGAGGGTTTGGCTGAAATTTTTAAAAACGAAAAGAGCTTTCGCATAGAAATTTGCATATTTTTGATAGCTACGATCTCGCTATTTTTTTGGAAATTTGACCTTATTTTTAATCTATTTTTGATCTTTAGCATGGCATTTGTGCTAGTTTGCGAGTGCTTAAACTCGGGCCTAGAGCGAGTGACTGATCTTGCAAGCCCTGACTATCACGCCCTAGCAAAGGCAGCAAAGGACGCTGGAAGTGCGGCCGTGATGATCGCAAATTTTTTATACGGCGCGCTTTGGTGCGTAGCGATAGGATATAAAATTTGGAGCTAG
- a CDS encoding exodeoxyribonuclease III: protein MKLISWNVNGLRAVVAKDGFGWLDEVRPDFLGLQEIKVKEDDVPKEIYNLGFKDISVNSGARAGYSGVMSLAKFDVQTQKVAFFDDTEGRVLEHRFDDIVLFNIYFPNGQKDDERLAFKMDFYEKFLTYCKELVKSGKEVIFCGDVNTAHREIDLKNPKANAKTSGFLPIERAWIDEVLKSGFIDTFRAVNGDVTDAYSWWSYRFNARAKNVGWRIDYFFISQGLKDRLKDAFILPEIAGSDHCPVGIEIEI from the coding sequence TTGAAACTTATTAGCTGGAACGTAAATGGGCTGCGCGCAGTCGTGGCAAAAGATGGCTTTGGCTGGCTTGATGAGGTTAGGCCTGATTTTTTGGGACTGCAAGAGATCAAGGTCAAAGAAGATGACGTGCCAAAAGAAATTTACAACCTTGGCTTTAAAGATATCAGTGTAAATTCAGGAGCAAGGGCTGGCTACTCTGGCGTGATGAGCCTTGCTAAATTTGACGTGCAAACGCAAAAAGTGGCCTTTTTTGACGACACGGAGGGGCGAGTTTTGGAGCATAGATTTGATGATATCGTGCTTTTTAACATCTACTTTCCAAACGGCCAAAAGGACGATGAGCGCTTGGCATTTAAGATGGATTTTTACGAGAAATTTCTAACTTACTGCAAAGAGCTTGTAAAAAGCGGCAAAGAGGTGATATTTTGTGGCGACGTAAATACCGCTCACCGCGAGATCGACCTGAAAAATCCAAAGGCAAATGCCAAAACTTCTGGCTTTTTGCCTATCGAGCGAGCGTGGATAGATGAGGTTTTAAAAAGTGGCTTTATAGATACCTTTAGAGCCGTAAATGGCGACGTTACGGACGCTTACTCGTGGTGGAGCTACCGCTTTAACGCAAGGGCAAAAAACGTCGGCTGGAGGATTGATTATTTCTTCATTTCACAAGGGCTAAAAGATAGGCTAAAAGACGCCTTTATCTTGCCAGAGATCGCAGGTAGCGACCACTGCCCAGTTGGCATAGAGATAGAAATTTAG
- a CDS encoding manganese efflux pump MntP family protein, which yields MQLLLLSFALSMDSAALNMANGARYKSLGFGKILFIAFMLGFFQFLMPLLGYFLGISFAKFISSIDHFIACFILCFLGFKMLKEACSSEAGESLSMDIKTIFIGAFATSIDALAVGVTLSFEAVSIFESALIIGVVCFVLSLAAFYIGKFMGEILEKKALFLGGAILIFLGFKILITHLLEEGVL from the coding sequence ATGCAGCTTTTACTTCTTAGCTTCGCTCTTAGCATGGATAGCGCAGCGCTAAATATGGCAAATGGCGCAAGGTATAAAAGCCTTGGCTTTGGCAAAATTTTATTTATAGCCTTTATGCTTGGATTTTTTCAGTTTCTCATGCCGCTTCTTGGCTATTTTCTAGGCATTAGCTTTGCTAAATTTATAAGCTCTATCGATCACTTCATCGCATGTTTTATACTTTGTTTTCTTGGCTTTAAAATGCTAAAAGAGGCCTGTAGTAGCGAGGCTGGCGAGTCCTTGAGCATGGATATTAAGACCATTTTTATAGGTGCATTTGCCACGAGCATCGACGCACTTGCCGTTGGCGTCACGCTTAGCTTTGAGGCGGTTAGCATATTTGAGAGTGCGCTCATCATCGGCGTAGTATGCTTTGTGCTAAGCCTAGCTGCCTTTTATATCGGTAAATTTATGGGTGAAATTTTAGAGAAAAAGGCGCTATTTTTAGGCGGAGCGATACTTATATTTCTAGGCTTTAAAATCCTAATCACCCACCTGCTAGAAGAGGGCGTGCTCTAA
- a CDS encoding DUF4197 domain-containing protein, translating into MKRSLVILCGALALNLQAASMDDMINKGVKIATHASSSDYKSMVSEALNAAVSELSKEGFINNATAKIPLPKSLEMASNLAKKVGGEKWAQDLSKSINNAATTAVPKAAEIFSESIKNMSEADVKKLFNGGSDSVTKYLEKSSSQKLKAAFMPIIEKMMSDNSFATAYNGLNSFIGNSAKNNETIKSVKSLAKNLGASEYVPDDGEDLNAYITRKTLDGLFNVMSEKEKGLRSGFSLDSGKKVLDSIFK; encoded by the coding sequence ATGAAAAGATCACTTGTGATCCTTTGTGGCGCGCTTGCTTTAAATTTACAAGCTGCAAGCATGGATGATATGATAAATAAAGGCGTGAAAATCGCCACTCACGCATCAAGTAGCGACTACAAAAGCATGGTTAGCGAGGCACTAAATGCTGCTGTGAGCGAGCTTTCAAAAGAGGGCTTTATAAACAACGCCACAGCTAAAATCCCACTGCCAAAAAGCCTTGAAATGGCATCAAATTTAGCCAAAAAAGTGGGTGGCGAGAAGTGGGCGCAAGACCTTAGCAAGTCGATAAACAACGCCGCAACCACGGCCGTGCCAAAGGCTGCTGAAATTTTTAGTGAGAGCATAAAAAATATGAGCGAAGCAGACGTAAAAAAGCTCTTTAACGGCGGTAGCGACAGCGTTACGAAGTATTTAGAGAAAAGCTCTAGCCAAAAGCTAAAGGCAGCATTTATGCCGATAATTGAGAAAATGATGAGTGATAATAGCTTTGCGACCGCCTATAATGGGCTAAATTCTTTCATCGGCAACTCAGCAAAAAACAACGAAACGATAAAATCAGTAAAGAGCTTAGCTAAAAATTTAGGCGCAAGCGAATATGTGCCAGATGATGGCGAAGACCTAAACGCATATATCACGAGAAAGACGCTAGATGGGCTATTTAACGTGATGAGCGAGAAGGAAAAGGGGCTAAGAAGTGGCTTTAGCCTAGATAGCGGTAAAAAGGTGCTAGACTCGATCTTTAAATGA
- a CDS encoding DMT family transporter: protein MRNLSAQNKADIALIVVAVVWGATFLPMANALKTNGVFVMLFCRFFLSAIFMGFVALKFTKKFDKKSVIYGVILGAVLFLSFATQTYALKLTFSSSVAFITGLECVIVPFMAAIFFKNKISIFAIFGAMIAIFGLWLLSGATLELGSGEALALICAIFYALYTTLNDHFVRKSELYLLVFVVFLTVSLLSLVFALFQGSIVPNFDREFFIAIFITTVIGTIFCYFVQTIAQRYTTASKAALFFCLEPVSAGFIGYFFAGELLSIWQIFGAMLIIFGVIFSEFGKQICSKFKL from the coding sequence ATGAGAAATTTAAGCGCTCAAAACAAAGCCGATATCGCTCTTATCGTAGTTGCTGTCGTTTGGGGCGCTACGTTTTTACCCATGGCAAACGCGCTAAAAACAAATGGCGTCTTTGTCATGCTCTTTTGCCGGTTTTTTCTCTCGGCTATCTTTATGGGCTTTGTCGCGCTTAAATTTACTAAGAAATTTGACAAAAAAAGCGTCATCTACGGCGTTATCCTTGGAGCGGTGCTCTTTTTGTCATTTGCCACGCAAACTTACGCCCTAAAGCTCACATTTAGTTCGAGCGTCGCCTTTATCACGGGGCTTGAGTGCGTGATAGTCCCTTTTATGGCGGCTATCTTTTTTAAAAATAAGATAAGCATTTTTGCTATTTTTGGCGCTATGATCGCTATTTTTGGGCTTTGGCTCTTAAGTGGCGCCACGCTCGAACTTGGGAGCGGCGAGGCACTAGCGCTTATTTGCGCGATATTTTATGCGCTTTATACTACGCTAAATGACCACTTTGTAAGAAAGAGCGAGCTTTATTTGCTTGTCTTTGTGGTCTTTCTCACCGTCTCTTTGCTTTCGCTTGTTTTTGCACTTTTTCAGGGCAGTATCGTGCCAAATTTTGATAGGGAATTTTTCATAGCGATATTTATCACGACTGTGATTGGCACTATATTTTGCTACTTTGTGCAAACGATCGCTCAAAGATACACGACCGCTAGCAAGGCGGCCTTGTTTTTCTGTCTAGAGCCAGTCTCTGCTGGATTTATCGGCTACTTTTTTGCAGGCGAGCTACTTAGCATCTGGCAAATTTTTGGAGCCATGCTCATCATCTTTGGCGTCATTTTTAGCGAATTTGGCAAGCAAATTTGCTCTAAATTTAAGCTCTAA
- a CDS encoding class I SAM-dependent methyltransferase, with the protein MQNLWDKKASNYQRFDGKISTIQQQIFGKALAWGVDFSGKDILDIGCGTGVWSIFLSKTAKHITGIDSSEKMIEILNEDAKRFGVTNLTSEVCSWREFKPARLFDIAICTMSPAIASDEDFAKFQNCAKQKLYLGWDKPRSSDLLEPFFEKFGRVLSQKNVVDRLEAWLNEQGIAFKSQILNETRIARRSVQEAAENICWHLEINGAKNYDEKTVLAMLKERFEGEFIDEKIDSQMKLFVF; encoded by the coding sequence ATGCAAAATTTATGGGATAAAAAGGCGTCAAACTACCAAAGATTTGACGGCAAGATCAGCACTATCCAGCAGCAAATTTTTGGTAAAGCCTTAGCTTGGGGAGTTGATTTTAGTGGCAAAGATATCCTTGATATCGGCTGTGGCACGGGCGTTTGGAGCATATTTTTATCAAAAACGGCTAAGCATATAACTGGCATCGATAGCTCAGAAAAGATGATAGAAATTTTAAACGAGGACGCAAAGAGATTTGGCGTGACAAATTTAACCAGCGAGGTTTGCTCGTGGAGAGAATTTAAGCCAGCAAGGCTCTTTGATATCGCTATTTGCACGATGAGCCCAGCCATTGCAAGCGATGAAGATTTTGCGAAATTTCAAAACTGCGCCAAACAAAAGCTCTATCTTGGCTGGGACAAGCCTAGAAGCTCTGATCTACTTGAGCCATTTTTTGAAAAATTTGGCCGAGTGCTCTCTCAAAAAAATGTCGTAGATAGGCTTGAAGCGTGGCTAAATGAGCAGGGCATCGCTTTTAAGAGTCAAATTTTAAACGAAACTAGGATCGCTAGACGAAGCGTGCAAGAAGCAGCTGAAAATATCTGCTGGCACCTTGAGATAAATGGGGCTAAAAACTACGATGAAAAGACGGTTTTAGCGATGTTAAAAGAGAGATTTGAGGGCGAATTTATAGACGAGAAAATAGACTCACAAATGAAGCTTTTTGTCTTTTAG
- a CDS encoding acyl-CoA thioesterase has product MRDFIYHVTIPPQAIDMHGHMNNVYYFTLMQEAAFAHSAAVGDTVEAQYKRGEIWLIRKNEAKYIKSAKLMDKIEIYTYTQTEGKATSCRYFEFKKDGELIATGKTEFVYIDLKTNRPKAIPAEIIALYS; this is encoded by the coding sequence ATGAGAGATTTTATATATCACGTCACCATCCCACCACAAGCCATCGACATGCATGGTCACATGAATAATGTCTATTATTTCACGCTTATGCAAGAGGCCGCATTTGCCCACTCTGCTGCTGTTGGCGACACGGTCGAGGCACAGTATAAAAGGGGTGAAATTTGGCTCATTAGAAAAAATGAAGCAAAATATATAAAAAGCGCAAAGCTGATGGACAAGATAGAAATTTACACCTACACGCAGACTGAGGGCAAGGCGACATCTTGCAGATATTTTGAGTTTAAAAAAGATGGCGAACTAATAGCAACTGGCAAGACAGAGTTTGTCTATATCGATCTAAAGACAAACCGCCCAAAAGCTATCCCGGCTGAGATCATCGCGCTTTACTCGTGA
- a CDS encoding Fur family transcriptional regulator, with the protein MNARNFLEEHNIKATTLRIKLVEILQNAKTPLSYDEILESLDANKTTFYRSMEIFEKENLVIKTENNHKSYYELANEAKAYFICDVCHKVTNIDMPHLSVAKNIKSAVIKGVCDECGHE; encoded by the coding sequence ATGAACGCGAGAAATTTCTTAGAAGAGCACAATATCAAGGCTACGACGCTTCGCATAAAGCTTGTTGAAATTTTACAAAACGCTAAAACACCGCTAAGCTACGATGAAATTTTAGAGAGCCTTGACGCAAACAAGACGACCTTTTATAGAAGTATGGAAATTTTTGAAAAAGAAAATCTCGTGATAAAAACCGAAAACAACCACAAGAGCTACTACGAGCTAGCAAATGAAGCCAAAGCCTACTTCATCTGCGACGTCTGCCACAAAGTAACAAACATCGACATGCCACACCTAAGCGTCGCTAAAAATATAAAAAGCGCCGTGATAAAGGGTGTTTGCGACGAGTGCGGTCACGAGTAA